The following proteins are encoded in a genomic region of Streptococcus cristatus AS 1.3089:
- a CDS encoding nucleoside phosphorylase, which translates to MILEEFDQNRKAIINPEDLIEPIEGFPQTAVSCFARETFARMLADFDHELITTTSMANIEIPIYRVFADCQELALFNAPVGASACVAILEDLIAFGMRKLVLFGTCGVLDEDIKATSVIIPTAALRDEGTSYHYQPASSEIAVNVGLQDFLVNFLERRGISHSLGKVWTTDGIFRETVDKLRRRKEAGAICVDMECSAVAALAAFRGIQVCQFFYAADHLSEEAWDMRNLANHADLDEKDKVANLAIQIALAL; encoded by the coding sequence ATGATTCTTGAAGAGTTTGATCAAAACCGTAAGGCCATCATTAATCCAGAGGATTTGATAGAGCCTATTGAAGGATTTCCGCAGACGGCAGTGTCCTGCTTTGCTCGGGAGACCTTTGCCCGAATGCTGGCGGATTTTGACCATGAGTTGATTACGACGACATCTATGGCCAACATTGAAATTCCTATTTATCGGGTCTTTGCGGATTGTCAGGAGCTAGCTCTTTTCAACGCTCCAGTTGGAGCTTCCGCTTGTGTGGCTATTCTGGAGGATTTGATTGCTTTTGGTATGAGAAAGCTGGTTCTCTTTGGGACTTGTGGTGTGCTGGACGAGGATATCAAAGCAACATCCGTCATTATTCCAACAGCAGCCTTGCGCGATGAGGGGACTAGCTATCATTATCAGCCGGCTAGTTCGGAGATAGCGGTCAATGTTGGCTTGCAGGATTTTCTGGTAAATTTCCTTGAGCGGCGAGGGATTTCCCATAGCTTGGGCAAGGTTTGGACGACCGACGGCATTTTCCGAGAGACTGTGGACAAGCTACGCAGGAGAAAAGAGGCGGGAGCTATCTGTGTGGATATGGAGTGCTCGGCTGTAGCGGCTTTGGCGGCCTTTCGTGGCATTCAAGTTTGCCAGTTCTTTTATGCGGCGGATCATCTGTCTGAGGAGGCTTGGGACATGCGCAATCTGGCTAATCATGCGGACTTAGACGAGAAAGACAAGGTGGCCAATCTGGCGATTCAGATCGCTCTGGCCTTATAG
- a CDS encoding energy-coupling factor transporter transmembrane component T family protein codes for MFNQQKLIGYHAGKTFLHGLSGASKLIFFILVSVAAMMSYDTRFLLLVALASLMLFRVSEIRLKDISFVLAFAGTFAALNILMVYLFAPQYGVEIYGAKNLLWTGWGAYNLTLQELFYLLNLLLKYFSTIPLAVIFLMTTHPSQFASSLNQIGLSYKIAYAVSLTLRYIPDLQEEFYLIKMSQEARGQELSKKAPLSKRVKGNLQIVIPLIFSSLERINTIATAMELRRFGENKKRTWYTQQAFSKLDKLVIVVSVLLLALSLLLFVVNQGRFYNPWA; via the coding sequence ATGTTTAATCAACAAAAATTGATTGGCTACCATGCCGGAAAGACTTTTCTCCATGGTCTGTCTGGTGCCAGCAAACTTATCTTTTTTATCCTAGTTTCGGTGGCAGCCATGATGAGCTACGATACGCGTTTCCTCCTTCTTGTGGCTCTGGCTTCCCTGATGTTATTTCGAGTGTCTGAGATTCGGCTGAAAGATATTTCTTTCGTTCTGGCTTTTGCGGGAACCTTTGCGGCGCTGAATATTCTCATGGTCTATCTATTTGCTCCTCAGTATGGGGTGGAGATTTATGGAGCCAAGAATTTGCTCTGGACAGGATGGGGTGCTTATAATCTCACGCTTCAGGAACTCTTTTATCTCTTGAATCTTTTGCTCAAGTATTTCTCAACGATTCCCCTAGCGGTGATCTTTCTCATGACCACCCATCCCAGTCAATTTGCTTCCAGTCTGAATCAAATCGGCCTTTCTTATAAGATCGCCTATGCGGTCAGTCTGACCCTGCGTTATATTCCGGATTTACAGGAGGAATTTTACCTAATCAAGATGTCTCAAGAGGCGCGTGGACAAGAATTATCCAAGAAAGCTCCCCTCAGCAAACGGGTCAAGGGCAATCTGCAAATCGTCATTCCCCTGATTTTCAGCTCGCTCGAGCGAATCAATACTATCGCAACGGCCATGGAGCTGCGCCGCTTTGGGGAAAACAAGAAGCGGACCTGGTACACCCAGCAAGCCTTCAGCAAGCTAGACAAACTTGTAATCGTGGTGTCTGTCCTTCTACTAGCCCTCAGCCTTCTTCTTTTCGTTGTCAATCAAGGACGCTTTTATAATCCTTGGGCCTAG
- the metG gene encoding methionine--tRNA ligase, whose protein sequence is MTTKQPFYITTPIYYPSGKLHIGSAYTTIACDVLARYKRLMGHDVFYLTGLDEHGQKIQQKAEEAGISPQAYVDGMAVGVKELWKLLDISYDKFIRTTDDYHEKVVADVFERLLAQDDIYLGEYSGWYSVSDEEFFTESQLAEVFRDENGKVTGGIAPSGHEVEWVSEESYFLRLSKYQDRLVEFFKSQPDFITPDGRLNEMLKNFIEPGLEDLAVSRTTFTWGVPVPSNPKHVVYVWFDALLNYVTALGYGQDEHGNFDKFWNGTVFHMVGKDILRFHSIYWPILLMMLDIKLPERLIGHGWFVMKDGKMSKSKGNVVYPEMLVERYGLDALRYYLMRSLPVGSDGTFTPEDYVGRINYELANDLGNLLNRTVSMINKYFDGQVPAYEENVTDFDGALAQVAAESIADYYKHMDAVDYPRALEAVWTLISRTNKYIDETAPWVLAKDEAMVKELAAVMSHLAASLRVVAHLIEPFMMTTSKAVLSQLGLPQAVSLENLAIDQLPAGLTVVEKGTPIFPRLDMEEEIAYIKEQMEGNKPAVEKEWKPEEVELKLNRSAIKFDDFDKVEIRVAEVKEVSKVEGSDKLLQFRLDAGDGEDRQILSGIAKYYPNEQELVGKKVQIVANLKPRKMMGRISQGMILSAEHGDQLTLLTVDEKVPNGSLIG, encoded by the coding sequence ATGACTACAAAACAACCGTTTTATATTACGACACCTATTTACTACCCGTCTGGCAAGCTCCACATTGGCTCTGCCTATACGACCATTGCCTGTGATGTTCTGGCTCGCTACAAGCGCCTCATGGGCCATGATGTTTTCTATCTGACTGGTCTTGATGAGCACGGTCAAAAAATCCAGCAAAAAGCTGAAGAAGCTGGTATCAGTCCGCAGGCTTATGTTGATGGCATGGCAGTTGGGGTCAAGGAACTCTGGAAACTGCTGGATATTTCTTACGATAAATTTATCCGGACGACAGATGACTACCACGAAAAGGTTGTAGCCGATGTCTTTGAAAGACTCTTGGCCCAAGATGATATCTATTTGGGTGAATATTCAGGCTGGTATTCTGTATCTGATGAGGAATTCTTTACTGAAAGCCAGCTGGCAGAAGTCTTCCGTGATGAAAATGGGAAAGTAACTGGCGGAATCGCGCCATCTGGACATGAAGTGGAGTGGGTGTCAGAAGAGTCTTATTTCCTGCGTCTCAGCAAGTACCAAGACCGCTTGGTAGAATTTTTCAAATCTCAGCCAGACTTTATCACACCTGATGGTCGACTCAATGAAATGCTGAAAAACTTCATCGAGCCAGGTTTGGAAGATTTGGCAGTTTCTCGTACAACCTTTACATGGGGAGTACCAGTCCCATCAAATCCTAAACACGTTGTCTATGTTTGGTTTGATGCCCTGCTCAACTATGTGACAGCTCTTGGCTACGGTCAAGATGAGCACGGGAACTTTGACAAATTCTGGAACGGAACAGTCTTCCACATGGTGGGCAAGGACATTCTGCGTTTCCACTCCATCTACTGGCCAATCCTTCTGATGATGTTGGATATCAAATTGCCTGAACGTTTGATTGGTCACGGTTGGTTTGTCATGAAGGATGGCAAGATGTCCAAGTCTAAGGGCAATGTGGTCTATCCTGAAATGCTGGTAGAACGCTATGGTTTGGATGCTCTGCGCTATTACCTCATGCGCAGTCTTCCAGTTGGCTCAGACGGAACTTTCACGCCAGAAGATTATGTTGGCCGTATCAACTATGAGCTGGCCAATGACCTAGGAAACCTCCTCAACCGTACGGTTTCTATGATTAACAAGTACTTTGATGGTCAGGTGCCAGCTTATGAAGAAAATGTGACGGACTTTGACGGAGCTCTGGCTCAAGTAGCAGCTGAGTCCATCGCTGACTACTACAAACACATGGATGCAGTTGACTACCCACGCGCGCTGGAAGCAGTCTGGACGCTCATCTCCCGCACCAATAAATACATCGATGAAACAGCTCCTTGGGTTCTGGCTAAGGATGAAGCCATGGTCAAAGAACTGGCAGCAGTTATGAGCCACTTAGCAGCGAGTCTGCGTGTTGTGGCGCACTTGATTGAGCCGTTTATGATGACAACCAGCAAGGCTGTTCTCAGTCAACTGGGCTTGCCTCAAGCAGTTTCGTTGGAAAACCTAGCAATTGACCAGCTCCCAGCAGGTCTGACAGTTGTAGAAAAAGGAACGCCAATCTTCCCACGTCTGGATATGGAAGAAGAAATTGCCTATATCAAAGAACAAATGGAAGGCAACAAACCTGCGGTTGAAAAGGAATGGAAGCCAGAAGAAGTCGAGCTCAAACTTAATCGTAGCGCCATCAAATTTGACGACTTTGATAAGGTAGAAATCCGAGTTGCAGAAGTCAAAGAAGTTTCTAAGGTTGAAGGCTCTGATAAGCTGCTCCAATTCCGCTTGGATGCAGGAGACGGCGAAGACCGCCAAATCCTCTCTGGTATTGCCAAATACTATCCAAACGAGCAAGAACTGGTCGGTAAAAAAGTCCAAATCGTAGCCAACCTCAAACCCCGCAAAATGATGGGCCGTATCAGTCAAGGTATGATTCTCTCAGCCGAGCACGGTGACCAACTGACTCTCCTAACTGTAGACGAGAAAGTACCAAATGGAAGTTTGATTGGGTAG
- a CDS encoding ATP-binding cassette domain-containing protein, which produces MVSHYKQATLLDCGMACVKTIISYYFPKLEHLDSLQFDNNNHQGLSLFEIEDVLKSYGIDADSYQIDTPSLLNNVSFPYLMVVERAGLPHYIVVLDGDSNSLTVSDPANEEIEKISRLELFSQSVGIVLIPQKSESVNSEDRKAAVTISYVDKLYHRFLASLGWKRKFAIFFLGLAKISLPVAIAFLLQITMSGLLNIQFSIQLFTLASIILASYLYWQFSILETRLKGKIENDFLNDILSSFYQNQLNDFSLTKNYEYVSSYFWNLLLSATGIMQKFYLKVQLLVFCLLLLLLLKVNIIIFAVTCLYIAILGLYVNFEIRKVVKNQREFIAKSSNFSSLVENTIYGLQDIISFQKSGDFIKEFDKRLDELLGTKLDSTHITNRLLASTQIFIALTGSFLIVTVNIIRDYAHISEYSNSILILLLLSSILNSLITSWVALKKSQYSFEFIGLEEVGLESNLVTIPVSKIEQLSCRNLYKKWDEKLVFNKLNCEFNSGELTVIIGGNGTGKSSLLNIIQGLSSPTEGDIVLNGIESFSTLEETNIFDYLSVYSSEFHVFPGSVSKNINFNLFNKENYELNNFDGLNLNVALSHQIDGKATNISQGQKQKILLMRSLSQEKDIYLFDEPTGNLDRNSTELFLNEVEKLVSEEKIVIVVTHDKDVIARASKVINMDEFH; this is translated from the coding sequence ATGGTTAGTCACTATAAACAAGCAACTTTGCTGGATTGTGGAATGGCTTGTGTAAAGACAATCATTTCTTACTATTTCCCAAAATTAGAACATTTAGATAGTCTACAATTTGATAATAATAATCACCAAGGACTGTCTTTGTTTGAAATAGAAGATGTATTAAAAAGCTATGGTATTGATGCGGATTCTTATCAAATTGACACTCCTAGTTTGTTAAATAACGTATCATTTCCTTATTTGATGGTAGTAGAAAGAGCTGGTTTACCTCATTATATTGTTGTATTAGATGGAGACAGTAATTCATTGACGGTTTCTGATCCTGCAAATGAGGAAATTGAGAAAATTTCAAGATTAGAACTTTTTAGTCAGAGTGTAGGAATTGTTTTAATTCCCCAAAAGAGTGAGAGTGTTAATTCAGAAGATAGAAAAGCTGCTGTTACGATAAGCTATGTAGATAAGTTGTATCATAGATTTCTAGCTTCACTTGGTTGGAAGAGAAAGTTTGCAATCTTTTTCTTGGGATTAGCTAAAATTAGTTTACCTGTTGCTATTGCTTTTTTACTACAAATAACGATGTCTGGTCTGCTTAACATTCAGTTTAGTATTCAGCTATTTACCCTAGCTTCAATAATATTAGCTTCATATTTGTATTGGCAGTTCTCTATATTAGAAACGAGATTAAAAGGAAAGATTGAGAATGATTTTTTAAATGATATTCTGTCCTCTTTTTATCAGAACCAATTAAATGATTTTTCCTTAACTAAGAATTATGAGTACGTTAGTAGTTATTTTTGGAATTTATTATTATCAGCAACAGGTATTATGCAAAAATTTTACTTAAAGGTGCAGCTTTTAGTGTTTTGTTTGCTACTGTTATTGTTATTAAAAGTGAATATCATAATTTTCGCAGTTACATGCTTATATATAGCTATTCTTGGTTTATATGTTAATTTTGAGATACGTAAAGTTGTAAAAAATCAGCGAGAATTCATTGCTAAGAGTTCTAACTTTAGCTCTCTTGTAGAAAATACAATTTATGGTTTGCAAGATATTATAAGTTTCCAAAAATCTGGCGACTTTATCAAAGAATTTGATAAAAGACTAGATGAACTGTTGGGAACGAAACTAGATAGTACACATATTACCAATAGACTATTAGCTTCTACGCAGATATTTATCGCTTTAACTGGTTCATTTTTGATTGTTACTGTGAATATTATTAGAGATTACGCACATATATCAGAGTATTCAAATAGTATTTTGATTCTATTACTTTTATCCAGCATTTTGAATTCTTTAATTACATCTTGGGTAGCATTGAAAAAAAGTCAATATTCCTTTGAGTTTATTGGACTAGAGGAAGTAGGGCTGGAAAGTAATCTTGTTACAATTCCAGTATCTAAAATTGAACAATTGTCATGCCGAAATTTATATAAAAAATGGGATGAAAAGTTGGTATTTAATAAATTAAATTGTGAGTTTAATAGTGGTGAATTAACCGTCATTATAGGCGGTAATGGAACTGGGAAATCATCTCTTTTGAATATTATTCAGGGATTGTCTTCTCCAACAGAGGGTGATATTGTACTGAATGGGATAGAAAGTTTTTCTACTTTAGAGGAGACTAATATTTTTGATTATTTAAGCGTGTATTCATCTGAATTTCATGTGTTCCCCGGAAGTGTTTCAAAAAATATTAATTTTAACTTATTTAATAAGGAAAACTATGAATTAAATAATTTTGATGGTCTGAATCTCAATGTAGCTCTGAGTCATCAGATTGATGGGAAAGCCACCAATATTTCGCAAGGTCAGAAGCAAAAAATTCTACTCATGAGGAGTTTATCGCAAGAAAAAGATATCTATCTATTCGATGAGCCTACAGGAAATTTGGACAGAAACTCAACTGAATTGTTCCTAAATGAGGTTGAGAAATTAGTGAGCGAGGAAAAGATTGTTATTGTCGTGACTCATGATAAGGATGTTATTGCTAGAGCAAGTAAAGTTATTAATATGGATGAGTTTCATTAA
- a CDS encoding TlpA family protein disulfide reductase, with amino-acid sequence MPKKYVVETMFLLVIASLFLAGFYYQNQESHHQEETKQELLLKKEEEIKQYISKTKNTTFKNALLTSNEGAQVQLSDYKFRPKVVVFWASWCPDCQKELPIIQRLYDKYQNKVDFFMVDIVDGERETLETSHKFLRNQGFTFPIYIDQDLQAFKFFDVKAIPTIFIVDKDGVVKQIYVEQGSEEMLSKDLKQLINN; translated from the coding sequence ATGCCCAAAAAATATGTTGTAGAGACAATGTTTCTTCTTGTGATAGCTTCTTTATTTTTAGCAGGATTTTACTATCAAAACCAGGAATCTCATCATCAAGAAGAAACAAAACAAGAGCTACTTTTAAAAAAAGAAGAGGAAATAAAACAATATATTTCAAAAACTAAAAATACTACATTCAAGAATGCATTGTTAACCTCCAATGAGGGAGCACAGGTTCAATTATCAGATTATAAGTTTAGACCAAAGGTTGTGGTATTTTGGGCTAGTTGGTGTCCTGATTGTCAAAAAGAGCTCCCAATCATTCAGCGACTTTATGATAAATATCAAAATAAAGTTGATTTCTTTATGGTGGATATAGTCGATGGTGAACGTGAAACACTTGAAACCTCTCATAAATTTTTAAGGAATCAGGGTTTCACCTTTCCAATTTATATAGATCAAGATTTACAAGCTTTTAAGTTTTTTGATGTAAAAGCTATCCCAACTATCTTTATAGTGGATAAAGATGGTGTAGTGAAACAAATTTATGTAGAACAAGGAAGCGAAGAAATGTTGTCTAAAGATTTAAAACAGTTAATAAATAATTGA
- a CDS encoding helix-turn-helix domain-containing protein, translating to MSYHHFTIEEHESILIYRAKVLNFSQRGKLLHRHPSSISREWK from the coding sequence ATGAGCTATCACCATTTTACCATAGAAGAACACGAAAGTATTCTGATTTACCGTGCAAAAGTATTGAATTTCTCTCAAAGAGGGAAATTACTTCATCGTCATCCTTCCAGCATTAGTCGGGAATGGAAATGA
- a CDS encoding helix-turn-helix domain-containing protein, translated as MDIKKEVGKRIRMLREMKHITREALCDDETEITVRQLARIESGQSSPSLSKVEYIAYKLGCPISHIVDMDHMILPSGYLILKDKLIKFQTYGDDDRIQVKEELFDRVYEHYYDSLPEDEQIAVSALQASFDVFVSEDAGFGDALLDEYFEQVKIRKNYSVNDLLLIKLYFVSCLARPTEYNHELFWMLSKKLMRETNSSDLETAYMLKRTVLDSLAVQWMEKSYSTFEPYVKAMNTLMIISQDFQNKPIIDMLDAMCTLFHKQDKEKAIQLYDRAIVCAQAFGDSVLEARILGEKEKDLKTFEEMKS; from the coding sequence ATGGATATAAAGAAGGAAGTGGGTAAAAGAATCCGAATGTTGCGAGAGATGAAACATATCACTCGTGAAGCTCTTTGTGATGATGAAACTGAGATAACGGTGCGCCAATTAGCACGGATTGAATCAGGTCAATCTTCTCCTAGTTTATCCAAGGTAGAGTATATAGCTTACAAACTAGGTTGTCCAATTTCACATATAGTAGATATGGATCATATGATTTTACCTTCAGGGTACTTGATATTAAAGGATAAACTAATTAAGTTTCAAACTTATGGAGATGATGATAGGATCCAGGTTAAGGAAGAGTTGTTTGATAGAGTTTACGAACACTATTATGACAGTCTACCTGAGGATGAGCAGATTGCAGTTAGTGCTCTACAAGCTAGTTTTGATGTCTTTGTAAGTGAAGATGCAGGGTTTGGCGATGCTTTGCTTGATGAGTATTTTGAACAAGTAAAGATAAGGAAAAACTATTCGGTGAATGATTTGCTTTTGATAAAGCTGTACTTTGTTTCATGTTTAGCAAGACCGACTGAGTATAATCATGAACTATTTTGGATGCTTTCTAAAAAACTTATGAGAGAAACAAATTCATCAGACTTAGAGACAGCCTATATGTTAAAGAGAACGGTGCTTGATTCTTTAGCTGTTCAATGGATGGAAAAATCTTACTCCACTTTTGAGCCTTATGTTAAGGCAATGAACACATTGATGATTATATCGCAGGATTTTCAAAATAAGCCAATTATTGATATGCTAGATGCTATGTGTACCTTATTTCATAAACAGGATAAGGAAAAAGCTATCCAATTATATGACAGAGCTATTGTTTGTGCTCAAGCATTTGGGGACTCAGTATTAGAAGCGCGTATATTAGGAGAAAAAGAAAAAGATTTAAAAACTTTTGAGGAAATGAAGAGCTGA
- a CDS encoding DUF805 domain-containing protein: protein MIDAYKKFWKGYVDFTGRSTRPEYWWPILCHFLVIILILCTALLIETVLNSEIGGSLFSGLMVVYYIAILLPSLAIKVRRLRDGGYHWALLFLYLVPLFGYFILFIFYCQPTKYELLSNDSYNNTDYQDQQFSQNPYQEQQNYQQNFVTTENE, encoded by the coding sequence ATGATTGATGCATATAAAAAATTTTGGAAGGGCTATGTGGATTTCACTGGTCGCTCAACTCGCCCAGAATATTGGTGGCCCATTCTCTGCCATTTTTTAGTAATAATACTAATACTTTGTACTGCTCTTCTGATTGAGACGGTTTTGAACTCTGAGATTGGAGGATCCTTATTTTCTGGCCTGATGGTTGTCTATTACATTGCAATTCTGCTTCCCTCTCTCGCCATTAAAGTTCGACGATTGCGAGATGGTGGCTATCATTGGGCTCTTCTCTTTTTGTACTTGGTCCCACTTTTTGGCTATTTTATTCTGTTTATTTTTTATTGTCAGCCTACAAAATATGAACTCCTTAGCAATGATTCCTATAATAATACAGACTACCAAGATCAGCAATTTAGCCAAAATCCCTATCAAGAGCAGCAAAATTACCAACAAAATTTTGTAACAACTGAAAACGAGTAA
- a CDS encoding ATP-binding cassette domain-containing protein, with protein MNRVILSLKNIDKTYGKEQVLHNISFDIEQGEICGLIGENGAGKTTLMRILLGLIRADKGEIESVSQHKIGSIIESPALYPNLTGRQHLQYYKTRFGLKTDITKMLELVHLPEPSWDRKVKNYSLGMKQRLSIAIALLDNPELIILDEPVNGLDPQGISDLRKMILNLRDQLGVTFLISSHILSELEFITDKYIIMKKGKILNVMSSKELANDFSEKIFLKTSDNQILKMFLEKEGIVHFEQDDYLVVTEKEKLMPILQYSVASNLVIQDIYIKKERFEDYYLRNII; from the coding sequence ATGAATCGTGTGATTTTAAGTCTTAAAAATATCGATAAAACATATGGGAAAGAACAGGTTCTCCATAATATTTCCTTTGATATTGAACAAGGAGAAATATGTGGTCTTATCGGTGAAAATGGTGCAGGAAAGACAACGTTAATGAGGATTCTTCTAGGACTAATTCGAGCTGATAAGGGAGAAATCGAGAGTGTTTCGCAGCATAAGATCGGCAGTATTATCGAATCACCTGCCCTCTACCCAAACTTGACTGGACGTCAACACCTGCAATATTATAAAACAAGATTTGGTTTAAAGACAGATATCACAAAAATGTTGGAATTGGTTCACTTGCCTGAACCGTCATGGGATCGAAAAGTAAAAAACTATTCCCTTGGAATGAAGCAGAGGTTATCGATTGCGATTGCGCTTTTGGATAATCCAGAGCTTATTATCTTAGATGAACCCGTGAATGGTTTAGATCCTCAAGGGATTTCAGATTTAAGAAAGATGATTTTGAATTTAAGGGATCAGTTAGGAGTTACTTTTTTAATCTCGAGTCATATTCTGTCAGAATTGGAATTTATAACAGATAAGTATATCATCATGAAAAAAGGAAAGATTCTAAATGTGATGAGTTCAAAAGAGCTAGCGAATGATTTTTCTGAAAAAATTTTCCTAAAGACAAGTGATAATCAGATTCTAAAAATGTTTTTAGAAAAAGAGGGCATTGTTCATTTTGAGCAGGATGACTATCTGGTTGTTACAGAAAAGGAAAAATTAATGCCTATTTTGCAATATAGTGTCGCGTCAAATCTAGTGATACAGGATATTTATATTAAGAAGGAACGCTTTGAGGACTACTATTTGCGTAATATTATCTGA
- a CDS encoding DUF805 domain-containing protein: MINAYKNFVKGYWDFSGRSTRSEYWWIYLTNFILAVFLYMIIYSTVVSNPNSIEAIETVNSLTNFGIIWLVIFFLPALALTIRRLRDAGFHWALIFITFIPWVGSIALLVLLAFPSNNIVELDVKTDQETQ, translated from the coding sequence ATGATTAATGCTTATAAAAATTTTGTCAAAGGCTATTGGGATTTTTCTGGTCGCTCTACACGTTCTGAGTACTGGTGGATTTACCTAACCAATTTTATTCTTGCTGTTTTTTTGTACATGATAATTTACTCAACTGTAGTATCTAATCCAAACAGTATTGAGGCAATTGAAACAGTAAATTCCTTGACTAATTTTGGTATCATTTGGTTAGTCATCTTTTTCTTGCCTGCCTTAGCTCTAACCATTCGTCGTCTACGAGATGCTGGTTTTCACTGGGCTCTGATTTTTATCACTTTTATTCCTTGGGTAGGCTCAATTGCACTCCTTGTTTTGTTAGCTTTTCCAAGCAATAATATTGTAGAATTAGATGTTAAAACCGACCAAGAAACGCAGTAA
- a CDS encoding ABC transporter permease: MNSLKADMYKFYWEKRGVLPSLLIGLLILLFSLFFKSSNENDPAFRVLISNVSGFIPLLFISTNLFFWGEDYSFRTINILLTKEKQRWKLFLYKTLGTFCLSLLYVSIFYSLTALVYLEGDMVLIVSTFLHQLPYYLVIISISLLIFQIFDKVYESCMIYTLYILLFDNLLAYVLPNSGESVKDYLLMTLNLKASPEVSQFTLTNVCYPIVVSIAVLVLALAVFSKKEFK, from the coding sequence ATGAATTCTCTTAAGGCAGATATGTATAAATTTTACTGGGAAAAAAGAGGAGTGCTTCCTAGTTTGTTGATAGGATTATTAATTTTGTTATTCTCCTTGTTTTTTAAGTCATCAAATGAAAATGATCCGGCATTTCGAGTTTTGATTTCAAATGTGAGTGGTTTTATTCCTTTGCTTTTCATCTCTACTAATTTATTTTTCTGGGGAGAAGATTATAGTTTCCGTACGATTAATATTTTGCTCACAAAAGAAAAACAACGATGGAAGTTGTTTTTATATAAAACTTTGGGAACCTTTTGTTTGTCTTTATTATATGTGTCTATTTTTTATAGTTTAACAGCTCTTGTTTATTTGGAAGGGGACATGGTGTTGATTGTTTCGACATTTTTACACCAACTACCATACTATTTGGTTATTATCAGTATCTCGTTATTGATTTTTCAAATATTTGATAAGGTTTATGAGTCATGTATGATTTATACACTCTACATTTTACTATTTGATAACCTATTGGCTTACGTCCTTCCAAATTCTGGTGAGAGTGTGAAAGACTATTTACTTATGACTTTAAATTTGAAAGCTTCCCCTGAGGTAAGTCAATTTACCCTTACAAACGTATGCTATCCTATAGTGGTGAGTATAGCAGTACTTGTGCTTGCGTTAGCTGTATTTAGTAAAAAAGAATTTAAGTAG